Proteins encoded in a region of the Nonomuraea helvata genome:
- a CDS encoding 5-dehydro-4-deoxyglucarate dehydratase, with amino-acid sequence MRLDGVLFFPVTPFDADGDLAEPALARHVAEGVAAGAGGVFTACGTGEFNALDLDEYTRVVAVSVASAAGRLPVFSGAGGPLPAARAIARAAAAQGADGLLLMPPYLVSGPPAGLVRYVREVAASVDLPVVIYQRGTARFSPSAVAELAELPNVVGFKDGLGDFDLLQRIILTVRRSTRKDFTFFNGLPTAELTVPAYRGLGVSLYSSAVFAFAPEIALAFYKAITGGDEVLTQRLLTEFYLPLVELRDLVPGYAVSLVKAGVRMRGLEVGGVRAPLVDPAPEHLECLERIIAKGLEIAGA; translated from the coding sequence ATGCGGCTGGATGGTGTTCTCTTCTTTCCGGTGACCCCCTTCGACGCCGATGGCGACCTCGCCGAACCCGCTCTGGCCCGGCATGTCGCCGAGGGGGTCGCCGCAGGGGCGGGAGGGGTGTTCACCGCGTGCGGCACCGGCGAGTTCAACGCCCTCGACCTCGACGAATACACCCGCGTGGTGGCCGTCTCCGTGGCCTCCGCCGCGGGCCGCCTCCCCGTCTTCTCCGGCGCCGGCGGCCCGCTGCCCGCCGCCAGGGCCATCGCTCGCGCCGCCGCCGCGCAGGGCGCCGACGGGCTGCTGCTGATGCCTCCCTACCTGGTCAGCGGCCCTCCCGCCGGCCTGGTGCGCTATGTGCGCGAGGTGGCCGCGTCCGTCGACCTGCCGGTCGTCATCTACCAGCGCGGCACCGCCCGCTTCTCCCCCTCCGCCGTCGCCGAGCTGGCCGAACTGCCCAACGTCGTCGGTTTCAAGGACGGGCTGGGCGACTTCGACCTGCTTCAGCGGATCATCCTGACCGTACGGCGCTCGACCCGGAAGGACTTCACCTTCTTCAACGGGCTGCCCACCGCCGAGCTGACCGTGCCGGCCTACCGAGGGCTCGGCGTGAGCCTGTACTCGAGCGCCGTGTTCGCGTTCGCGCCAGAGATCGCGCTGGCCTTCTACAAGGCGATCACGGGTGGGGACGAGGTGCTGACGCAACGGCTGTTGACCGAGTTCTACCTGCCGCTGGTGGAGCTGCGGGACCTCGTACCGGGGTACGCGGTCTCGCTGGTCAAGGCGGGGGTGCGGATGCGAGGGTTGGAGGTGGGAGGCGTACGGGCACCGCTGGTGGACCCGGCGCCCGAGCACCTGGAGTGCCTGGAACGGATCATTGCGAAAGGGCTGGAGATCGCCGGCGCCTGA
- a CDS encoding aldehyde dehydrogenase (NADP(+)) — MIYGHDPRTGETVGAALSETDSAGVDTIVSAAAAAGTAWRATPAAERALALEAVADALAAHVDELWQLADQETALGEVRLRGEVARTAGQFRLFAQVLRDGGYVEAIIDHADASLAPPRPDVRRMKHPLPGVIAVFAASNFPFAFSVAGGDTASALAAGCPVVVKAHPGHPNTSERVAKIVREALPDPDLLGLVQGMQAGADLVQHPGVVAAGFTGSVAGGKAIQRLIDEREVPIPFFGELGSVNPVVVLPSAPAKEVAAGFAGSLTLGVGQFCTNPGLMFVPEGDELRDALVEAVEGTTGGPMLAERIRDGYLGGVERLGELRLLAEGKPGEGSWAVTPKVFTADVDTFEEKLPRIAEECFGPASIVVTYREISDLRPVLERLEGSLTATVHGTDPDEAGEVAEVLGRKAGRLIWNGWPTGVAVCWAMHHGGPWPAATTTSTSVGATAIERWLAPTAYQDWPQALLPDELKDGNPLSIPRRVDGRLEA; from the coding sequence ATGATCTACGGACACGACCCCAGGACCGGCGAGACCGTTGGCGCCGCACTGTCCGAAACCGACAGCGCCGGGGTCGACACGATCGTTTCCGCCGCGGCCGCCGCCGGCACGGCCTGGCGGGCGACTCCGGCGGCTGAGCGGGCGCTCGCACTCGAGGCCGTCGCCGACGCCCTCGCCGCGCACGTGGACGAGCTGTGGCAGCTCGCCGACCAGGAGACCGCGCTCGGCGAGGTACGGCTGCGCGGCGAGGTCGCGCGTACGGCGGGGCAGTTCCGGCTCTTCGCGCAGGTCCTCAGGGACGGCGGTTATGTCGAGGCCATCATCGATCACGCCGATGCCTCCCTCGCGCCGCCCCGGCCCGACGTGCGGCGGATGAAGCACCCGCTGCCGGGTGTGATCGCCGTCTTCGCGGCCAGCAACTTCCCGTTCGCGTTCTCGGTGGCCGGAGGCGACACGGCGTCCGCGCTGGCCGCGGGGTGTCCGGTGGTGGTCAAGGCGCATCCTGGGCATCCGAACACCTCCGAGCGGGTGGCGAAGATCGTCCGCGAGGCGCTGCCCGATCCCGACCTGCTGGGTCTGGTACAGGGCATGCAGGCCGGGGCCGACCTGGTGCAGCACCCCGGTGTGGTCGCGGCCGGGTTCACCGGGTCCGTGGCCGGGGGCAAGGCCATCCAGCGGCTGATCGACGAGCGCGAGGTGCCGATCCCGTTCTTCGGTGAGCTGGGCAGCGTCAACCCCGTCGTCGTGCTGCCGTCCGCGCCGGCCAAGGAGGTGGCCGCGGGGTTCGCCGGGTCGCTGACGCTGGGCGTCGGGCAGTTCTGCACCAACCCGGGGCTCATGTTCGTGCCAGAGGGCGACGAGCTGCGGGACGCCCTCGTCGAGGCGGTCGAGGGCACCACTGGCGGTCCCATGCTGGCCGAGCGGATCAGGGACGGGTACCTCGGGGGCGTCGAGCGGCTGGGCGAGCTGCGGCTGCTGGCCGAGGGCAAGCCGGGCGAGGGCAGCTGGGCGGTCACGCCCAAGGTGTTCACCGCCGATGTCGACACGTTCGAGGAGAAGCTGCCGCGTATCGCCGAGGAGTGCTTCGGCCCGGCGTCGATCGTGGTGACGTATCGGGAAATTTCTGACTTGCGGCCGGTGCTTGAGCGCCTGGAAGGGTCGCTGACCGCGACCGTCCACGGCACCGACCCGGACGAGGCCGGAGAGGTCGCCGAGGTTCTGGGGCGGAAGGCCGGCCGGCTCATCTGGAACGGGTGGCCGACCGGAGTGGCTGTGTGCTGGGCGATGCATCACGGTGGTCCTTGGCCCGCCGCGACCACGACCTCCACGTCTGTCGGGGCCACGGCGATCGAGCGGTGGCTGGCGCCCACGGCGTACCAGGACTGGCCGCAGGCGCTGCTGCCCGACGAGCTCAAGGACGGCAACCCGCTGTCCATTCCGCGGAGGGTGGACGGCCGCCTGGAGGCGTGA
- a CDS encoding glucarate dehydratase family protein, which yields MIIRQIDVTPVAFRDPPLLNASGVHEPWALRTIVEVVTDEGLTGLGETYGDLEHLGKVRECAEALIGLDVHATNTMYARISAIVGETVADLHGLTGAATKEKSVDRVFSPFEVACLDIRGKAAGVPVAELLGGRVRDAVPYSAYLFYKWAGHPGEEPDRFGAALDEAGVVEQAALLIKEYGFQSIKLKGGVFPPDQEVAATRALHEAFPGVPLRLDPNAAWSVETSIRVGRELEGTLQYLEDPTPGIPGMAEVAAAVPMPLATNMCVVTHEHLPPAIASRAIGVLLLDHHYWGGLVRSAQVAALCATFGLALSMHSNSHLGISLAAMTHLAAATPNLTFACDTHTPWQDGQDVVAPGVLRFVDGAVPVPTGPGLGVELDRDALAVMHEQYEKCGIIARDDTSYMQRFAPTFSARRPRW from the coding sequence ATGATCATCAGGCAGATTGACGTCACTCCTGTCGCCTTCCGAGATCCGCCCCTTCTGAACGCCTCCGGAGTCCACGAGCCGTGGGCCCTCCGCACCATTGTCGAGGTCGTCACGGACGAAGGTCTGACCGGGCTGGGTGAGACCTATGGGGACCTCGAGCATCTCGGCAAGGTACGCGAGTGCGCGGAAGCCCTGATCGGCCTCGACGTCCACGCCACGAACACGATGTACGCCCGGATCAGCGCGATAGTCGGCGAAACGGTCGCCGACCTGCACGGATTGACGGGCGCCGCCACCAAGGAGAAGAGCGTCGACCGGGTCTTCTCCCCCTTCGAGGTGGCTTGCCTGGACATTCGCGGCAAGGCGGCCGGAGTGCCGGTGGCGGAGCTCTTGGGCGGCCGCGTCAGGGACGCGGTGCCGTACAGCGCGTACCTCTTCTACAAATGGGCGGGTCACCCGGGCGAGGAGCCCGACCGGTTCGGCGCGGCCCTGGACGAAGCAGGTGTTGTCGAACAAGCGGCCCTCCTCATCAAGGAATACGGCTTCCAGTCCATCAAGCTCAAAGGCGGCGTCTTCCCCCCGGACCAGGAAGTAGCCGCGACCCGCGCCCTCCACGAGGCCTTCCCTGGAGTCCCCCTCCGGTTGGACCCGAACGCCGCCTGGTCGGTCGAGACCTCGATCCGCGTGGGCCGGGAGCTGGAAGGGACCCTCCAGTACCTGGAGGACCCCACGCCCGGCATTCCCGGAATGGCGGAGGTAGCCGCCGCCGTGCCCATGCCTCTCGCCACGAACATGTGCGTCGTCACCCATGAACATCTCCCTCCGGCAATCGCTTCCCGCGCGATCGGCGTGCTCCTCCTCGATCACCACTACTGGGGCGGACTCGTACGTTCCGCCCAGGTCGCCGCCCTGTGCGCCACGTTCGGCCTGGCGCTGTCCATGCACTCCAACTCCCACCTCGGGATCAGCCTGGCCGCCATGACCCATCTGGCCGCCGCCACCCCCAACCTCACGTTCGCCTGCGACACGCACACGCCCTGGCAGGACGGACAGGACGTGGTCGCGCCCGGCGTCCTCCGCTTCGTGGACGGCGCCGTCCCCGTGCCCACCGGCCCCGGCCTCGGTGTCGAACTGGACCGCGACGCGCTGGCCGTCATGCACGAGCAGTACGAGAAGTGCGGGATCATCGCCCGCGACGACACGAGTTACATGCAACGCTTCGCACCCACCTTTTCCGCGAGGAGACCGCGCTGGTGA
- a CDS encoding sugar ABC transporter permease, translating to MTSTLTPAPGRTATPHRRTKRVRWRGPLMAWLFLAPALLLFLYFKFIPMFVGLWKSFFKVQTFLGDEWLGLENYKTIISDADFAAAIWHSILLALGTTIGSLVLGLGFALLIEGPARYLWFVRTAAFLPVVTTMAAVAEVWRIMFHPADSGMLNTIIGWVGVDPQPWLASEHSSLWSIMLMSIWRGTPYDMMIFLAGLVGVDRTLYEAAAVDGASTWHRLRHITLPALRPVFWILFTLAAIRGLRVFVEVYVLTNGGPNGSSEVLMTLIYKLGFQKNDLGVASAGGIVLFLATLALTLIAQMLRRRQAR from the coding sequence ATGACCTCCACACTCACCCCGGCTCCCGGCCGCACGGCGACCCCCCATCGCCGCACCAAGCGGGTGCGGTGGCGGGGGCCGCTGATGGCCTGGCTGTTCCTGGCGCCCGCTCTCCTGCTGTTCCTGTACTTCAAGTTCATCCCGATGTTCGTGGGCCTGTGGAAGAGCTTCTTCAAGGTCCAGACGTTCCTCGGTGACGAGTGGCTCGGCCTCGAGAACTACAAGACGATCATCAGCGACGCTGACTTCGCCGCGGCCATCTGGCACAGCATCCTGCTGGCGCTGGGCACCACGATCGGCTCGCTCGTGCTGGGCCTCGGGTTCGCGCTGCTCATCGAGGGTCCCGCCCGCTATCTGTGGTTCGTACGGACTGCCGCCTTCCTGCCGGTCGTCACCACGATGGCGGCCGTGGCCGAGGTGTGGCGCATCATGTTCCACCCGGCCGACAGCGGGATGCTCAACACGATCATCGGCTGGGTCGGCGTCGATCCCCAGCCATGGCTGGCCAGCGAGCACTCCTCGCTCTGGTCGATCATGCTGATGAGCATCTGGCGCGGCACGCCGTACGACATGATGATCTTCCTGGCGGGGCTGGTCGGCGTCGACCGCACGCTCTACGAGGCGGCGGCCGTGGACGGCGCCTCCACCTGGCACCGGCTGCGGCACATCACGCTGCCCGCCCTGCGGCCGGTGTTCTGGATCCTGTTCACGCTGGCGGCCATCCGCGGGCTGCGGGTCTTCGTCGAGGTGTACGTCCTGACGAACGGCGGTCCGAACGGCTCGTCCGAGGTGCTGATGACGCTGATCTACAAGCTCGGGTTCCAGAAGAACGATCTGGGCGTGGCCTCGGCGGGCGGGATCGTGCTGTTCCTGGCCACGCTGGCACTCACCCTGATCGCTCAGATGCTGCGCAGGAGGCAGGCGAGATGA
- a CDS encoding IclR family transcriptional regulator: MEPQLVKSAERTVRILEALAESHNHLTLSELQQRTGFPRSSLHALMRTLVELNWVETDSARSAFGIGPHALLTGTAYLDKDPALPFAQETLEDLRAEVGQTAHFARRDGAHVLYLATRESREADHVIPRVGRRLPAHVTALGQVLLAQLTDDEVVALLPEPLDGLTEHSITDLNKLTGELDQVRTRGWAYEREQGTPGLACVAVAVDYRIPATDAISCAMPARLGPAEVEQVTEAVIKHTRKLAATLRREGIR, from the coding sequence ATGGAGCCTCAGCTGGTCAAGTCCGCAGAGCGGACGGTACGCATCCTGGAGGCCCTGGCCGAGTCGCACAACCACCTGACGCTGTCGGAGCTCCAGCAGCGCACCGGCTTCCCGCGGAGCAGCCTGCACGCCCTCATGCGGACGCTGGTCGAGCTCAACTGGGTCGAGACCGACTCGGCGAGGTCGGCGTTCGGCATCGGGCCGCACGCCCTGCTGACCGGCACCGCGTACCTCGACAAGGACCCCGCGCTGCCCTTCGCGCAGGAGACCCTGGAGGACCTGCGGGCGGAGGTCGGGCAGACCGCCCACTTCGCCCGCCGGGACGGCGCGCACGTCCTCTACCTGGCCACCCGCGAGTCGCGTGAGGCCGACCACGTGATCCCCAGGGTGGGCCGGCGTCTGCCCGCCCACGTCACGGCGCTCGGGCAGGTGCTGCTCGCCCAGCTCACGGACGACGAGGTGGTGGCGCTGCTGCCCGAGCCGCTGGACGGGCTGACCGAGCACTCGATCACCGATCTGAACAAGCTGACCGGCGAGCTCGACCAGGTCCGCACCCGGGGCTGGGCGTACGAACGCGAGCAGGGCACGCCCGGCCTGGCCTGCGTGGCCGTCGCGGTCGACTACCGCATTCCGGCCACGGACGCGATCAGCTGCGCCATGCCCGCGAGGCTCGGACCCGCCGAGGTCGAGCAGGTCACCGAGGCAGTGATCAAACACACCCGCAAGCTGGCTGCCACTCTCCGCAGGGAGGGCATCCGCTAG
- a CDS encoding carbohydrate ABC transporter permease: MRFDSALGLESRKGPMAVAGKVLIYGFMVVVFTGPLVGLLVSAFSKTLDPTSFSLWPDEFTLENFVQAKEKNVYLYLLNSFIVVGFGLLLQMLVSVFAAYSLARKKFRGMTFVLLLMLTTMMLPEEIIAIPLSLVLSDMPLLHVNLIGTYAGMILPVGAWGFSILVMTEFMKEVPVELEEAARIDGAGELRIFATIIVPLCRPALGVIGVFGFTMIWDQYLLPLIVAPESSMWTLPIALRSLRSDEEVGIGVLLAASLLALLPSIIAFLAFQRQFMRGLTSGAIKG; the protein is encoded by the coding sequence ATGAGGTTCGACAGCGCCCTGGGGCTGGAGTCGCGCAAGGGCCCCATGGCCGTTGCCGGAAAGGTCCTGATTTATGGCTTTATGGTGGTGGTTTTCACCGGGCCGCTGGTCGGACTGCTGGTGAGCGCGTTCAGCAAGACCCTGGACCCCACCTCCTTCTCCCTCTGGCCGGACGAGTTCACCCTGGAGAACTTCGTCCAGGCCAAGGAGAAGAACGTCTACCTCTATCTCCTGAACTCCTTCATCGTCGTGGGCTTCGGCCTGCTGCTGCAGATGCTCGTGAGCGTCTTCGCCGCGTACTCGCTGGCGCGCAAGAAGTTCCGCGGGATGACCTTCGTGCTGCTGCTCATGCTCACCACGATGATGCTGCCGGAGGAGATCATCGCGATCCCTCTCTCGCTCGTCCTGTCCGACATGCCGCTGCTGCACGTCAACCTCATCGGCACGTACGCGGGCATGATCCTGCCGGTCGGCGCCTGGGGCTTCTCCATCCTGGTCATGACCGAGTTCATGAAGGAGGTGCCGGTAGAGCTGGAGGAGGCGGCCCGCATCGACGGCGCGGGTGAGCTGCGCATCTTCGCCACCATCATCGTGCCGCTGTGCCGTCCGGCGCTCGGCGTGATCGGGGTCTTCGGCTTCACCATGATCTGGGACCAGTACCTGCTGCCCCTGATCGTCGCGCCGGAGTCGAGCATGTGGACGCTGCCCATCGCGCTGCGGTCGCTCCGCTCCGACGAGGAGGTGGGCATCGGCGTCCTGCTGGCGGCCTCGCTGCTGGCGCTGCTGCCGTCGATCATCGCGTTCCTGGCCTTCCAGCGGCAGTTCATGCGAGGTCTGACAAGCGGCGCCATCAAGGGTTAA